In Alkalihalobacillus sp. TS-13, the following are encoded in one genomic region:
- a CDS encoding guanylate kinase: MYQVKEDEKIFIYTGPDGSGRKTLAKMVATVFDMETVLSYTTRNPRHYEEEGKDYHFVSEETFQKMQQQNEFLECVDIDGFRYGIREQDIVNTFKNHKLVYLALNPEGADKLKHMYGENVIRIFIYADRDTVIKRQQERQDDEAAIRRHMAHYDETMNYKNGCEHAFENYDLPQVSYQISELVETYLDRNYIESEY, encoded by the coding sequence ATGTATCAAGTAAAAGAAGATGAGAAAATATTCATTTATACGGGTCCAGATGGTTCAGGCCGAAAAACACTAGCGAAGATGGTTGCTACTGTTTTTGATATGGAAACGGTGTTATCGTACACGACACGGAATCCCCGTCATTATGAAGAAGAAGGTAAAGACTATCATTTTGTAAGTGAAGAAACTTTTCAAAAGATGCAGCAGCAGAATGAATTTTTGGAATGTGTCGATATAGATGGTTTCCGCTATGGTATCCGTGAACAGGACATTGTGAATACTTTCAAGAACCATAAATTAGTTTATCTAGCACTGAATCCTGAAGGTGCAGATAAACTGAAGCATATGTACGGAGAAAACGTCATCCGGATATTCATTTATGCAGATCGAGACACTGTCATCAAACGACAACAAGAACGGCAAGATGATGAGGCTGCAATCCGCCGGCATATGGCACACTATGATGAAACCATGAATTACAAAAATGGTTGTGAACATGCTTTCGAGAATTATGATTTACCTCAAGTATCCTATCAAATTAGTGAGCTTGTTGAAACCTATCTGGACAGAAACTATATCGAATCCGAGTATTGA
- a CDS encoding LVIVD repeat-containing protein translates to MNKKVVLHTALAGIMSFSLVAPVVSAHDTLDDISIEKGSHEADLNEIPMVEGAKNLDHWNEAAAVPLKEYNGKKNSTADVYAYKGFAYLGTHTSGGGNGGVRVFDLKDPSNPVEVSRFAEEIPGTWQEKVIVKTVNTPYFKGDLAVVSIQQLNRDNPLSKGGFLLYDVSDPYEPERLGFWELDKRVPGTHELYLTVQGNKPLVLTANPYADYYTHGEQKDFALVDVSDPANPNTLYEFDPRMLEEVPDDFNGYHWESPDGKTRPVFNHSTMTDENGQTAFLSFWDLGTIMLDISNPNDVEYLGRTDFAPDVQGSAHSSAIAKGGNVLIETREVYAPSREGYEESYGYTRIFDIKDKTEPKLLSTFKTDLVDNVEDGVTFANTVHDPKVQGNTLYLSHYAGGVRAVDITNPSEPVEIGKYVPEQAYFWGVFVDRNYILASDMGEGLKVLLKNNGQK, encoded by the coding sequence TTGAATAAGAAAGTAGTCCTACATACGGCTTTAGCAGGAATCATGAGTTTTTCATTAGTGGCACCAGTTGTTTCAGCACACGATACCCTAGACGACATCTCGATTGAAAAAGGGTCTCACGAGGCAGATTTAAATGAAATTCCGATGGTAGAAGGAGCAAAGAACTTGGATCATTGGAATGAAGCTGCAGCGGTTCCACTCAAAGAGTACAATGGGAAAAAGAATTCAACTGCAGATGTGTATGCGTATAAAGGCTTCGCTTATCTAGGAACTCATACATCAGGTGGCGGAAATGGCGGGGTCCGAGTCTTTGACCTCAAGGACCCATCGAACCCAGTTGAAGTGTCTAGATTTGCTGAAGAAATTCCAGGAACCTGGCAAGAAAAAGTTATCGTAAAAACTGTAAACACTCCTTACTTTAAGGGTGATTTAGCAGTGGTAAGCATTCAACAGCTAAACCGTGATAATCCACTTTCTAAAGGTGGGTTCCTACTATATGATGTGTCAGATCCATATGAACCTGAACGTTTGGGTTTTTGGGAACTTGATAAAAGGGTTCCAGGCACCCATGAATTGTATCTAACAGTTCAAGGAAACAAGCCGCTCGTGTTGACTGCGAATCCCTATGCGGATTACTATACACACGGAGAGCAAAAGGATTTTGCATTAGTGGATGTTTCGGACCCAGCTAATCCGAATACCCTTTATGAATTTGATCCAAGGATGTTGGAAGAAGTACCAGACGACTTCAATGGTTATCACTGGGAGTCTCCTGACGGCAAGACACGGCCGGTCTTCAATCACAGTACCATGACAGACGAGAACGGTCAGACTGCATTCCTATCATTCTGGGATCTAGGAACGATTATGTTGGATATTTCGAATCCGAACGACGTAGAATATCTAGGACGTACCGATTTTGCACCTGATGTTCAAGGATCAGCGCACTCATCAGCTATTGCAAAGGGTGGAAATGTTTTGATTGAAACGCGGGAAGTTTATGCTCCTTCTAGAGAAGGATACGAAGAATCGTATGGTTATACTAGAATTTTCGATATCAAGGATAAAACAGAACCTAAACTGTTAAGTACGTTCAAGACTGATCTTGTTGATAATGTAGAGGATGGTGTCACCTTTGCGAATACGGTCCATGATCCGAAAGTACAAGGAAACACTTTATATCTATCCCATTATGCAGGAGGAGTACGAGCAGTCGACATCACAAATCCGTCAGAACCGGTTGAAATCGGAAAGTATGTTCCCGAACAAGCATATTTCTGGGGAGTGTTTGTAGACAGGAATTATATCCTTGCCTCCGATATGGGAGAAGGCCTTAAAGTACTGTTGAAAAATAACGGACAAAAATAA
- the glsA gene encoding glutaminase A has product MKKLTNELLEELLTECRPYSRDGTVVKDIPGQGTIDQNKLGVCIINMDNEVFSAGDTDMKFTLQSASKIISLMMALDDFGKDEVFQNVGMEPMGDFYNSISHLESHDVTKPFNPMVNAGAIAVPAMIKGKDLEDKFSRILKRLRQITNNNSIKMNEEVYESEKLKGDRNRSLSYFMKSTGAIAHDIDETLDLYFRINSIDVHTTDLAKLGAFFANGGRLLKTGEQIIPMEHINTIEAIMMTSGMYNEAGKYAVEVGFPIKSGVSGCIIGSVPGRCGIGIIGPAINEKGNSTAGGALLQRISRNLELNIFSVIRNV; this is encoded by the coding sequence ATGAAAAAATTAACGAACGAACTGTTGGAGGAGCTTTTAACGGAATGTAGACCGTATTCCCGAGATGGAACAGTTGTAAAAGATATACCAGGACAAGGTACGATCGATCAAAATAAATTAGGTGTCTGTATCATCAATATGGATAATGAAGTATTCTCAGCAGGTGATACAGATATGAAGTTCACTCTGCAAAGTGCATCTAAAATTATCAGTCTGATGATGGCGCTGGATGACTTTGGAAAAGATGAAGTATTTCAAAATGTCGGGATGGAACCGATGGGTGATTTCTACAATTCAATCAGTCATCTTGAGTCACACGATGTAACGAAGCCCTTCAATCCGATGGTGAATGCTGGTGCGATCGCCGTTCCTGCAATGATCAAAGGAAAAGATCTGGAAGATAAATTCAGTCGAATTCTTAAGAGATTAAGACAAATTACGAATAATAATTCCATCAAAATGAACGAAGAGGTCTACGAATCTGAAAAATTGAAAGGTGATCGTAATCGTTCACTCTCATATTTCATGAAGAGTACTGGTGCGATTGCTCATGACATAGACGAAACATTGGATTTGTATTTCCGTATCAATTCAATTGACGTTCACACAACCGATCTTGCAAAGCTCGGTGCTTTTTTTGCAAATGGCGGCAGGTTACTGAAAACTGGGGAACAGATCATTCCGATGGAACACATCAATACGATTGAGGCGATCATGATGACGTCCGGAATGTATAATGAAGCAGGAAAATATGCAGTAGAGGTCGGTTTCCCAATAAAAAGCGGCGTCAGTGGATGTATCATCGGTTCAGTCCCTGGGCGATGCGGAATCGGCATCATTGGTCCAGCCATCAATGAAAAAGGGAACAGTACCGCGGGAGGAGCACTTCTCCAAAGAATTTCTCGCAACTTAGAGCTCAATATTTTTTCAGTGATCCGTAATGTATAA
- a CDS encoding serine hydrolase — protein MKNDNLIENTLRRINNVEDFSGVVHMEKDKDTLILTQAGYANRAEKIANNIDTRFGIASGCKLFTAVAICQLVESGMLSFETKITDCLDYDFPNFDSEVTVHHLLTHSAGIPDYFDEDIMDDFEELWIKQPMYLLKELKDFLPMFQNKNMAFKPGERFHYNNAGFILLGLIVEKRTGVGFTDYIEENIFRRCEMNESGYFSLDRLPENTALGYIEENGTWRTNTYSIPIKGGSDGGAYVSAPDMNKLWDGLFSYKLLGEPTTNMLLSSHIEVKPYVYYGYGIWINKKENDVFKYHVMGYDPGVSFHSAFYPESGIKLSIPSNKSKGPYKIMKMLEDELLSKG, from the coding sequence CTGAAAAATGATAATCTCATTGAAAACACATTAAGACGAATCAATAACGTTGAAGATTTTTCCGGCGTAGTTCATATGGAAAAAGATAAAGACACTCTCATTCTTACGCAGGCAGGGTATGCTAATCGAGCAGAAAAAATTGCGAATAATATAGATACCCGATTCGGAATCGCTTCAGGATGTAAACTTTTCACAGCTGTAGCGATCTGCCAATTAGTAGAAAGTGGAATGCTATCTTTTGAGACAAAGATAACGGATTGTCTGGATTATGATTTCCCGAACTTTGATTCCGAAGTAACAGTTCACCATCTTTTGACCCACAGCGCGGGAATTCCAGATTATTTCGACGAGGATATAATGGATGACTTTGAGGAGCTTTGGATCAAGCAACCTATGTATCTTTTAAAAGAATTGAAAGATTTTCTCCCTATGTTTCAAAACAAGAATATGGCCTTTAAACCTGGTGAAAGATTTCATTACAATAATGCGGGATTCATCCTTCTCGGCTTGATTGTGGAGAAGAGGACTGGAGTTGGTTTTACTGATTATATAGAAGAGAACATTTTCAGAAGATGCGAAATGAATGAATCAGGATATTTTTCATTAGACAGACTCCCTGAGAATACTGCCCTAGGATATATTGAAGAAAATGGAACTTGGAGGACAAATACTTACTCCATTCCTATTAAAGGGGGATCAGATGGAGGTGCATACGTCAGTGCACCGGATATGAATAAGCTTTGGGATGGCCTATTCAGCTATAAGCTCTTAGGTGAACCGACTACAAACATGTTATTAAGTTCCCATATTGAGGTTAAGCCTTATGTCTATTACGGATACGGGATTTGGATTAATAAAAAGGAAAATGATGTTTTCAAATATCATGTGATGGGTTATGATCCTGGAGTCAGTTTCCATTCTGCGTTCTATCCAGAGAGCGGAATCAAACTGTCAATTCCATCTAATAAAAGTAAAGGGCCCTATAAAATCATGAAAATGCTTGAAGATGAACTACTATCCAAAGGATAA
- a CDS encoding MFS transporter, which yields MKENKLALLALASIPLLMTLGNSMFIPVLPIIEKEINITAFQASLIITIYSIIAIILIPIAGYLSDHFGRKKVIIPSLILVGAGGVISGWGAISSNNPYTWIMLGRLLQGAGAAGAFPVVIPTVGDLFKREDEVSAGLGLIETSNTFGKVLSPILGALLAIWAWYIPFWSVPFLAVIAIILMLLFVKPPKETNEPKPFAEFLKVLKQIFAKNGRWLYGVFIIGGFNMFVVFGFLIYLSSSLETRFDITGVMKGIYLAVPLLMLCVASYITGKRVGNDKRSMDRWILIGNLISTGALCTLLFMNSLGMIILFLSVSGIGIGIGLPCLDTLITEGIEKEERGTITSFYSSMRFIGVAAGPPVVSLLQKSSDNLVFLTLSSVCLLAVTVTLFTLQHKPGALGEQM from the coding sequence ATGAAAGAGAATAAGTTAGCTCTGTTGGCTTTAGCTTCAATTCCACTGTTGATGACCTTAGGCAACTCGATGTTCATCCCAGTCCTTCCAATCATCGAAAAGGAGATCAACATTACTGCTTTCCAAGCAAGTCTGATCATTACAATTTACTCGATCATCGCCATTATCCTCATACCAATTGCAGGTTATCTATCCGATCATTTCGGTCGAAAGAAAGTCATCATTCCCAGCTTGATTTTAGTCGGTGCAGGGGGTGTTATAAGTGGATGGGGAGCCATATCTTCAAACAACCCTTATACTTGGATCATGCTTGGACGGCTCTTACAAGGGGCAGGTGCAGCTGGTGCGTTTCCAGTCGTGATACCAACAGTAGGTGATCTTTTCAAAAGGGAAGATGAAGTTAGTGCCGGACTTGGCCTTATTGAAACATCCAATACATTTGGAAAAGTGCTCAGCCCAATATTAGGAGCTTTACTTGCAATCTGGGCCTGGTATATCCCGTTTTGGTCTGTGCCGTTTTTAGCTGTAATCGCAATTATTTTGATGTTGTTATTTGTAAAACCACCAAAAGAAACCAATGAACCTAAACCATTCGCTGAATTTTTAAAGGTATTGAAACAGATTTTTGCAAAGAACGGCAGGTGGTTGTACGGGGTTTTCATAATTGGTGGTTTCAACATGTTTGTTGTCTTCGGTTTTCTCATTTATCTATCATCATCATTAGAGACCCGATTCGATATTACAGGAGTCATGAAAGGCATTTATCTGGCGGTTCCGCTTCTAATGCTATGTGTTGCATCTTATATCACTGGAAAAAGGGTAGGAAACGATAAACGAAGTATGGATCGGTGGATTCTGATTGGGAATTTGATATCTACAGGGGCATTATGTACATTGTTGTTTATGAATTCATTAGGTATGATCATTTTATTTCTCTCTGTTTCTGGGATAGGTATCGGAATTGGTTTACCGTGTTTAGATACATTGATTACAGAAGGGATCGAGAAGGAGGAAAGGGGGACGATCACATCATTTTACAGCAGCATGCGATTTATTGGTGTAGCTGCAGGACCCCCAGTCGTTTCACTTCTGCAAAAGTCATCAGATAACCTCGTCTTTCTGACACTATCTTCTGTTTGTCTGCTGGCTGTTACCGTCACTCTTTTCACCTTACAACATAAACCAGGAGCTTTAGGAGAGCAAATGTAA
- a CDS encoding response regulator, which produces MSYTFLVVDDTSFMRKMAADCLKQYGHTVAGEAVNGKEAVHKYKTLQPQVVMMDLTMPEMNGIEAIKEILKIDAEAVILVCSASNQKDMIQEALDAGAVGYLMKPFKPDYMNEIIKKYAEPHLKSAEAEISETAASSNTNETEEVISEIAAAVETMKEEKEEVETEAAARETVAQTKEEGTRPVGQPETYKASPERVNEQNPKPAPTRNSKIKFLTSYMCNWEEEVQGETKSFAFTYTENDQNVCLEMIDASNEKQSIPLSLDGFRDLHGWLEQRLEEGKNMR; this is translated from the coding sequence ATGTCTTATACGTTTCTAGTAGTCGATGATACCAGTTTCATGCGAAAAATGGCAGCAGATTGTCTTAAACAATATGGCCATACCGTAGCTGGGGAAGCAGTCAATGGAAAAGAAGCTGTACATAAATATAAAACCCTCCAGCCTCAAGTAGTCATGATGGACCTTACAATGCCTGAAATGAATGGGATTGAAGCCATTAAAGAAATTTTAAAAATAGACGCTGAAGCAGTCATCCTTGTTTGTTCCGCCAGTAACCAGAAAGATATGATCCAGGAAGCTTTGGATGCAGGAGCAGTCGGATATTTAATGAAGCCTTTTAAACCGGATTACATGAACGAAATCATCAAAAAGTATGCTGAGCCCCACTTGAAGAGTGCAGAAGCTGAAATTTCTGAAACAGCAGCAAGTAGTAATACAAATGAAACTGAGGAAGTTATATCAGAGATCGCAGCCGCAGTTGAAACAATGAAAGAGGAAAAAGAAGAAGTGGAAACTGAAGCGGCAGCCAGAGAAACCGTTGCACAAACTAAGGAAGAAGGCACACGCCCTGTTGGACAGCCTGAAACATATAAAGCATCTCCAGAACGTGTAAATGAACAAAATCCGAAACCGGCACCAACCAGAAACAGTAAAATTAAATTTCTAACAAGTTATATGTGCAATTGGGAGGAAGAGGTTCAAGGTGAAACAAAGAGTTTTGCTTTCACGTATACAGAAAATGATCAGAACGTCTGTTTAGAAATGATCGATGCATCCAATGAAAAACAATCCATACCTCTATCTCTCGATGGTTTCCGTGATCTTCACGGGTGGCTTGAGCAACGACTTGAAGAAGGTAAAAATATGAGATAA
- a CDS encoding four-helix bundle copper-binding protein, whose protein sequence is MSHENHQSLINTLHECMVACNHCYDACLKEDDVKMMVDCIRMDRECADMCSFLEQALGRGTPFTAELAKACADICEACGNECKKHDHDHCKKCAEACFKCADACKSLVA, encoded by the coding sequence ATGTCACACGAAAATCACCAATCTTTAATCAACACTTTACACGAATGCATGGTAGCATGTAACCATTGTTATGATGCATGTTTGAAGGAAGATGACGTAAAAATGATGGTTGATTGTATTCGAATGGATAGAGAATGTGCAGATATGTGTTCTTTTCTGGAACAAGCACTAGGAAGAGGGACTCCATTTACGGCTGAATTAGCTAAAGCATGTGCTGATATTTGTGAAGCCTGCGGAAATGAATGTAAAAAGCATGATCATGACCACTGTAAAAAATGTGCAGAGGCATGCTTCAAATGTGCGGACGCTTGTAAAAGTCTAGTTGCTTAA
- a CDS encoding GspE/PulE family protein: MRIGELLIMNGLITQEQLEKSLQLQKHSFKKIGEILVEEGMITERQLVEALEFQLGIPVINMDEAAPSRNTLQLIHESVARKHCMIPIEQKDGRVKVAMIDPLNQEAIKDVQVASGMVVQPCLATRSELEMAIIDHYGLLDSVKELSDIIDYGLQQNASDIHLDADKEGLVVRYRINQMLEKQKTIPKQLQEAVIARIKTISNMDTSERKLPQCGYIHKDFYNNDFDFRVSTVPTIDGENVVLSLLKHSEDFFKLEDFSFTNMNKQKLEDSLDRGKGLVLIAGPAVSGKSTQLYAILNHMNIDKRKIVSVESPVERRIKGVMQVEVDEALGFTFPYGMRTIMNQDPNLIMVSDIPDSETGEVATRAALSGRLVVGSIHGYDTIYTIRRLLDMGIEPYLIASSLSCIVAQRLVPRICKRCAKSMPASDEESKLFEAHDLLDLEDQKEKSKIGNFRSFVTTNKSSKVAVVRGDGCKLCNNSGYKGFIGVHEVLTIDDGLRELILQKKPIEEFKDYLKENEYKTILYDGLSKAREGLTTVEEVLKAVN; encoded by the coding sequence ATGCGCATCGGTGAACTTTTGATCATGAATGGTTTGATAACCCAAGAACAACTGGAAAAATCACTTCAATTACAGAAACACTCATTTAAGAAAATCGGTGAAATCCTTGTGGAAGAAGGGATGATTACAGAACGTCAATTAGTAGAAGCATTGGAATTCCAACTCGGCATTCCTGTAATCAATATGGATGAAGCTGCCCCGAGCCGTAACACCTTACAGCTGATCCATGAATCGGTAGCTCGAAAGCACTGCATGATACCAATTGAGCAAAAAGATGGAAGAGTGAAGGTCGCGATGATCGATCCCTTGAATCAAGAAGCGATCAAAGATGTTCAAGTGGCTTCTGGTATGGTTGTCCAACCGTGTTTGGCTACACGTAGTGAATTGGAAATGGCGATAATCGACCATTATGGTTTGTTGGATTCTGTGAAAGAATTATCCGATATCATTGACTATGGGTTACAACAAAACGCAAGTGACATCCACCTTGATGCTGATAAAGAGGGTCTTGTGGTCAGGTATCGTATCAATCAGATGCTTGAAAAACAAAAGACTATTCCAAAACAGTTGCAAGAGGCTGTGATCGCAAGAATCAAAACCATTTCAAATATGGATACATCAGAACGAAAATTACCTCAATGCGGATACATACATAAAGATTTTTATAACAATGACTTTGATTTTCGTGTTTCAACAGTTCCTACTATTGATGGTGAAAATGTAGTCCTAAGTTTATTGAAACATTCCGAAGACTTTTTCAAACTGGAAGATTTCAGCTTTACCAATATGAACAAACAAAAATTAGAAGATTCGTTGGATAGGGGGAAAGGCTTGGTATTGATTGCAGGACCTGCAGTCAGCGGAAAATCAACTCAACTCTATGCCATATTGAACCATATGAACATCGATAAGCGAAAAATCGTTTCTGTAGAAAGTCCTGTGGAACGAAGGATAAAGGGGGTCATGCAAGTAGAGGTTGATGAAGCTCTAGGCTTCACGTTTCCATATGGAATGAGGACAATCATGAATCAGGACCCGAATCTCATCATGGTCAGTGACATTCCAGATTCAGAGACTGGTGAAGTTGCAACAAGGGCAGCATTATCAGGCAGACTAGTTGTTGGATCGATTCACGGATATGATACGATTTATACGATCAGGCGGTTATTGGATATGGGAATTGAACCCTATCTGATCGCCTCCTCACTTTCATGTATTGTAGCCCAAAGACTCGTGCCGCGTATATGTAAAAGATGTGCAAAGAGTATGCCTGCTTCTGATGAAGAGTCGAAGCTTTTTGAGGCCCACGACTTGTTAGATTTAGAAGACCAAAAAGAAAAAAGCAAAATCGGTAATTTCCGCTCCTTCGTTACTACGAATAAAAGCTCTAAAGTAGCAGTAGTTCGAGGTGACGGTTGTAAGCTCTGTAACAATTCCGGTTATAAAGGATTCATCGGGGTCCATGAAGTCTTGACGATCGATGATGGACTTCGGGAACTGATCCTCCAAAAGAAGCCGATTGAAGAATTCAAGGATTACCTTAAAGAAAATGAGTACAAAACAATTTTGTATGACGGCCTATCAAAAGCACGAGAAGGTCTAACAACAGTCGAGGAAGTACTAAAAGCAGTCAATTGA
- a CDS encoding 2-oxoglutarate dehydrogenase E1 component has protein sequence MSTNRSNKGQPWEGFDGPNLGYAIELYDQYLDDPESVDPEVKELFETWGAPPASAESVTGYPSDTSQSLSDATTMKKVVAAVKLADNIRTYGHLAAKINPLDEPQTDASFLDPGQYQLSTEDLKAIPAKVVWEDAPGNIQDGFEAIEKLKQIYTKSMAFEFSHVHDDKERKWLDEMVESDAIYPSLSPQDRIELLHRLTEVEGFERFLHRTFVGQKRFSIEGLDTMVPMLDEIVHAGVHDGARNVMIGMAHRGRLNVLAHVLGKPYEKIFAEFHHAPNKDLVPSEGSMGINYGWTGDVKYHLGADREIEEENHEPACITLANNPSHLEFVDPVVEGYARAAQEDRGSAGYPQQDVSKSFSILIHGDAAFPGEGIVAETLNLSQLPGYKTGGTVHIIANNLLGFTTKSSDSRSTKYASDLAKGFEIPIVHVNADDPEACLAAIIFAYEYRKKFQKDFLIDLIGYRRFGHNEMDDPFATNPQLYNKVNNHPTVRHLYAEVLQSEGVLTEDQSKQMEKEVQDKLDDKYGKVSKNKDDEIEEIQAPEQIVNRLPDIQTSVPFNELQEINSDLLKWPEGFTVYPKLEKILKRREKALAEEGGKVDWALAETLAFSTILKDGTPIRLTGQDTERGTFAHRHLVLHDPKTGETFSPLHMLSQAKASYAIHNSPLSEASVVGFEYGYNVFAPETLVLWEAQYGDFANAAQVIYDQFISAGRAKWGQKSGLVLLLPHGYEGQGPEHSSGRLERFLQLSAENNWTVTNLTTAAQYFHILRRQAALTTKDEVRPLIIMTPKSLLRNPRVASTPADFSEGNFEAVYNPSNVGTKKADVKRLILCSGKMAIDIDAAVEANDQDWDWVDILRIEQLYPYPEKEMVELLDQYKNLEEVVWVQEEPKNMGAWFYIEPKIRASVSDDMKVTYIGRPERSSPAAGEPDVHKREQERIVNEALRLKKTDTVTTEGGNVS, from the coding sequence ATGAGTACTAACCGATCAAATAAGGGACAACCTTGGGAGGGTTTTGATGGACCCAATCTTGGCTATGCGATCGAGCTTTATGATCAATATTTAGACGATCCCGAGTCTGTTGATCCAGAAGTCAAGGAACTTTTTGAGACCTGGGGTGCACCGCCGGCGTCTGCAGAAAGCGTAACAGGCTATCCATCTGATACATCACAATCACTGAGTGATGCCACGACCATGAAGAAAGTGGTCGCTGCTGTCAAGCTTGCGGACAATATACGGACGTATGGACATTTAGCCGCAAAAATCAATCCACTAGATGAGCCACAAACGGATGCATCATTTCTCGACCCAGGTCAGTATCAACTCAGCACTGAAGATTTGAAAGCGATTCCTGCAAAAGTCGTTTGGGAAGATGCGCCAGGAAATATACAAGATGGTTTTGAAGCAATCGAAAAGCTTAAGCAAATCTATACAAAGTCTATGGCATTTGAATTCAGTCATGTCCATGATGATAAGGAACGGAAATGGCTCGATGAAATGGTGGAGTCTGACGCAATCTATCCGTCACTTTCACCTCAAGATCGAATTGAGCTTTTACATCGGTTGACCGAGGTAGAAGGTTTTGAAAGGTTTCTACACCGGACATTCGTTGGTCAAAAACGGTTTTCGATCGAGGGCCTTGACACGATGGTGCCGATGTTGGATGAAATCGTTCACGCAGGTGTACATGATGGTGCACGCAATGTCATGATCGGTATGGCTCACCGTGGACGTTTGAATGTATTAGCACATGTATTAGGGAAGCCATATGAAAAAATCTTTGCTGAATTCCATCATGCACCAAATAAAGACCTTGTTCCTTCTGAAGGTTCAATGGGTATCAACTACGGATGGACAGGTGATGTGAAATACCACCTAGGTGCAGACCGTGAAATAGAAGAAGAAAATCATGAGCCGGCTTGTATCACATTAGCAAACAATCCAAGTCATCTTGAATTTGTGGATCCAGTAGTCGAAGGGTATGCTCGTGCTGCCCAGGAAGACCGCGGTTCAGCCGGTTATCCACAGCAGGATGTTTCTAAATCGTTTTCGATCTTGATTCATGGTGATGCGGCTTTTCCTGGTGAAGGTATCGTTGCTGAAACATTGAATTTAAGTCAGCTTCCAGGGTACAAAACTGGTGGGACCGTCCATATCATCGCAAACAACCTTTTAGGATTCACGACTAAAAGTAGTGACTCCCGCTCAACAAAGTATGCTAGTGACCTTGCGAAAGGCTTTGAAATTCCGATTGTTCACGTCAATGCTGATGATCCTGAGGCTTGTCTTGCTGCGATCATTTTTGCGTACGAATATCGGAAGAAGTTCCAAAAAGACTTCCTTATCGATCTGATCGGTTATCGACGTTTTGGACACAACGAAATGGACGATCCTTTTGCGACGAACCCGCAGCTCTACAATAAAGTGAATAATCACCCTACCGTGCGTCATTTATACGCAGAAGTTTTACAATCTGAAGGGGTCTTGACAGAAGACCAATCCAAACAGATGGAAAAGGAAGTTCAAGACAAACTCGACGATAAATATGGAAAAGTTTCAAAAAATAAAGATGATGAAATCGAGGAGATCCAAGCTCCGGAACAGATTGTCAATCGGTTGCCTGACATTCAAACTTCAGTGCCGTTTAATGAACTTCAGGAAATCAATTCCGATCTGCTGAAGTGGCCAGAAGGATTCACTGTATATCCGAAACTTGAGAAAATCCTGAAACGTCGTGAAAAAGCCCTCGCTGAAGAAGGCGGTAAAGTTGATTGGGCATTAGCTGAAACGCTTGCCTTTTCGACGATCCTGAAGGATGGAACACCGATTCGCTTGACAGGACAAGATACAGAACGTGGTACATTTGCTCATCGACACCTGGTGCTTCATGATCCGAAAACCGGTGAAACCTTCTCGCCATTACACATGCTGTCTCAGGCAAAAGCATCTTATGCCATCCATAACAGTCCGTTATCTGAAGCGTCAGTAGTTGGATTTGAATATGGATATAATGTCTTTGCGCCTGAAACGCTTGTACTATGGGAAGCACAGTATGGAGACTTTGCAAACGCCGCTCAAGTCATTTACGATCAGTTCATCTCGGCCGGCCGTGCGAAGTGGGGGCAAAAATCAGGGCTTGTCCTATTACTGCCACATGGTTATGAAGGACAAGGGCCAGAACACTCCAGTGGACGTCTCGAACGGTTCTTACAATTGTCTGCAGAGAACAACTGGACAGTGACCAATTTGACGACAGCTGCTCAATACTTCCATATTTTACGAAGACAAGCGGCGTTGACAACAAAAGATGAAGTGAGGCCTTTGATCATCATGACACCGAAAAGTCTGCTTCGTAACCCACGTGTCGCTTCAACTCCTGCTGACTTCAGCGAAGGAAATTTCGAAGCAGTATATAATCCATCCAATGTCGGGACGAAGAAAGCAGACGTCAAACGCTTGATTCTCTGCAGTGGAAAAATGGCTATCGATATCGATGCAGCGGTCGAAGCCAATGATCAAGATTGGGACTGGGTCGACATCCTTCGAATTGAACAGCTTTATCCTTATCCGGAAAAAGAGATGGTAGAATTACTTGATCAATATAAAAATTTAGAAGAGGTCGTTTGGGTCCAAGAAGAACCGAAGAATATGGGGGCATGGTTCTATATCGAACCGAAGATCAGAGCTTCAGTATCTGATGACATGAAAGTGACTTATATAGGCCGTCCTGAGCGCTCCAGTCCAGCCGCTGGAGAACCTGATGTCCATAAAAGAGAACAGGAACGTATCGTAAATGAAGCGTTGAGATTGAAAAAGACAGACACAGTTACCACTGAAGGAGGAAATGTATCGTGA